A segment of the Pseudomonadota bacterium genome:
GGTTCTCGTCTCCACGGTAGCGTCAAGGGACATCAGGGAATACATAGGTACTAAAGATATTGTGATGTTCCATTCTGTTGCAGATCTCCTCGGCTTCAATGAGTTTATCCGTCTTATTCTTGCACAGGCGGCTCATGCTGTATGCGGAATGATGGAGAGAGGCAGGGAATTTAAAAAAGAAAGACCCATGGTGGCGGTCACTACCTATGGTATTAACTCGGCATACGCTACAACCGCAGAGCCCCTCCTTTTGGCAAAGGGATACGAGATGATTGCATTCCATGCAAACGGGTGCGGTGGCATGGCTATGGAGGAGTTGATCGGTGAGGGTTTTATTGCAGGGGTCCTCGATTTTACCCCCCACGAGATAGCAGATGAGATATTTGGGGGCTACTGCAGGGGGATTGGTCCAAGCCGTCTCGAGATGGCAGGAAGTATGGGGATACCCCTTGTCTTTGCCCCTGGTGGCCTCGATAATGCGGTCTTTAGCCCCTTTTACCCGATGCCAGATGAACTGAAAGGCAGAAGAATACACACCCTTGACACACGGTTTTGCGTACGCATGCAGCCCGCCGAGATGGAGAGATTTGCATCGATTGTTGCGGAAAAACTGAACAAATCAAAGGGACATACCTATGTCCTTATCCCCAGAAAGGGCTGGTCCGAAGCCGATAAACCTGGAATGGAACTATTCGACCCTGAAACAAATCAGGTCTTTGTAGATGAGCTTAAACGGATAATCAACCCCAAAATACCAATTGAAGAGATGGATGTTCATATCAGTGATCCTGCTTTTGCAGAAAGGGCCGTAGAGATTTTAGATGGTATGATAAAAGTAGTAAACAGTGGTAAGTGAATGGTGAAAAAGGATGTAGTAAGCTTTGATATCTCAGAAAGGGAAGACTATTTTGAGGTCTTTGCTCAGGTAAGCTTGATGGGCAATGATCTTCTCGTAGTCCTTTCAGGCGGGAATGTCCACATAGGGGCAATCGGAATGGCTGAGCCCCGACCAAGCTTAAGAGATTCAAGGAAAATAAGTGCTACCAGTTCGG
Coding sequences within it:
- a CDS encoding Tm-1-like ATP-binding domain-containing protein, with protein sequence MKKQLLIITTLDTKGREAAYVKDCVEHLGSQPILMDVGILLKAQTNPHITRYELAEAAGYNLNQFIAKRDRSAAVRAVQEGGALVAQRLLREGKLNGVFGMGGGTGTAIAAFIMRSLPFGLPKVLVSTVASRDIREYIGTKDIVMFHSVADLLGFNEFIRLILAQAAHAVCGMMERGREFKKERPMVAVTTYGINSAYATTAEPLLLAKGYEMIAFHANGCGGMAMEELIGEGFIAGVLDFTPHEIADEIFGGYCRGIGPSRLEMAGSMGIPLVFAPGGLDNAVFSPFYPMPDELKGRRIHTLDTRFCVRMQPAEMERFASIVAEKLNKSKGHTYVLIPRKGWSEADKPGMELFDPETNQVFVDELKRIINPKIPIEEMDVHISDPAFAERAVEILDGMIKVVNSGK